The nucleotide sequence CGCGGTGGCCGTGGTCTACTACGTGGCCATGAGCTTCCTGAGCGAAAACCTGCTCTCCGACTCCATCAGCGCCATCAGCCTGTTCATCGCTTTCTACTACGCACTGACCGGGTTCTCCTGCGTCTGGTACTTCCGCTCGACACTCCGGGACTCCGCCCGCAATCTCTGGTTCCGGGGCATCCTTCCACTCCTGGGCGCGCTGTCACTCACAGCGGCGTTCTTCATCTCCGCGGTCCAGATGTGGGACCCGGCGTACGGCGATACGCAGATCTTCGGGATCGGCGGAGCTTTCGTGAGCGGCGTGCTGCTCCTGGCACTCGGCGTGGTCCTGGCAATTGTGTGCCGTTTCGCTCCCTCCACCCGGGCTTACTTCACGGGTGAGCGGGCCGACGCCGGAGTGGTACGCGGCGAGTAGCGGGCAGCTCAACTGCGGAGTCGGGGCAGCTCAACTGCGGAGTCGGGGCAGCTCAACTGGACTTGGGGCTGCTCAGTTGCGGACTTGGGCTGCGGCCCACTCCCGCAGCCGTGTGGGAACGTCCGGCACCTCGTCAGTGCGGATAGCGTTCCGGCGCAGCGCCCCAAGCCAGCACGCAAGGATGGCGACGGCGCAGAAAACGCCGGCGCTGGAGGCCATGATCCACACACCGGGCGTCTGGACGTTCAGGTCAGCGGCGCCGAGCATTGTGCCGATGGTCTTGGGCGAGAAGAAGAACACCAAGGTGGCGAGAACGAGAACAGCTGACATCACCGTCCGCTGGGCCTTCAGGCGCACCGGGGTGTCCTTGATGGTCCAGGCAAACGCGGGCAGGACCACGGCCATCCAGACCCAGTGGTGAGACCAGGAAACCGGGCTGATGAGGAGCATGGCCAGGGCTGTGGTGGAGACGGCCACGACCCGGGCACCCTGTTGGCTCGCTGCCCTGATCAGGAAGGCCGCCAGCACCAACGTGCCCAGGCTCAGGGCGAGCCAGGGCAAGGTCACGGCATCCTGGGGTACTCCGAAGTGCAGCAGCGCACCCTTGATGGAAAGGTTGTCCACGTAGCCGGCCCCGCCGATCCGGGAGGTGTCGGGCAGGATCTCCAACCAGAACTTCAAGGACTCCGCCGGGCGCACAACCCAGCCAAGCAGGACGGTAAAGGCGAATCCCAGGGACATGTTCGCCAGGCCACGCCAGTCTTTGCGCATCAGGAAATACAGTCCGAACACCAGGGGTGTCAGCTTGATGCCTGCGGCGACACCCACCAGGAACCCGCTTGCCCGGGAACCCCTGCGCCTGGAGAGCACCAGCAAGTCCAGTACCATGAGGCCCATCAGCAGGATGTTGATCTGGCCAAAGGCCAAAGTCTCGCGCCACGGTCCCAGGAAGAGGATCGCAAGGAAGAGGGCTGCAGCAATCCAACAGCCCTTCGTGGAGGAGAGCGCGCCCCGGAGGTCTGCCTTGGATGACCAGTAACGGACAATCGTGACCGCCACCCATCCGGCTACGGCAACACCGGCAACGTTGAAAAGGTTGAGTGCCATGGTTTGCGGCAACCGGGCCAGCAACCCAAACACCAGCGCGGCAAAGGGCGGGTAGGTGAAAGGAAGCTGGGGGCCGCCGGCCGTCGCCACGGTGGGGCCATAAAGGTCTGAGGGTGAGGCACCGGCCTGGTTCAGGATGCTCCCGCCGAACCAGTACACGCTGAAGTCCAGGCCCTGTTTGGCCCATTCGGCGAGCATGATCCACACCGGAAACACCACCGCCGCCACGGGCAGCAGTCGCAGCAGTACCGAAGACGTCGGCGCAGTTCTTTGTGGTCGCGAGGCGGCCGCTGTGGCCCTTGGATCGACGTCAGGCAGTGCCATACAAAATCCCCCAAAATAGCAAAGTCTCAATGGGGGAAGTGTGTCGCCCCCGCACCCATCCTACTGAAGGGCCTCCAGGCATCCGCTGAAGCGGGTGGAGCTCCGGCAGCTGCGGGCGCCTACGATGCTGGAATGAGAGATTCAACGACGAACACCTCCGACATCCTCGCCCTGGACTCCTTGCTTTCGGATGAAGAGCTGGCCCTTCGCGATAAAGTCCGCGATTACACCAGCCAGCGGATCCGCCCGAACATCTCACGCTGGTACGAAGACGCGGTCTTTCCCCGGGAGATCGCTCCTGAACTGGGCGAGCTCGGCGTCCTGGGCATGCACCTGGACGGTTACGGCTGTCCCGGCCGGACCGCCGTCGAATATGGCTTGGCAGCCATGGAGCTGGAAGCCGGCGATTCCGGCATCCGGACCTTCGTCTCGGTGCAGGGTTCACTCGCCATGACCGCCATCCACAAGTGGGGCTCGGAGGAGCAGAAGGAGCAATGGCTCCCCCGGATGGCTGCGGGCGAACTGATCGGCTGCTTCGCGCTGACCGAACCGACGGCAGGATCCGATCCGTCGTCCATGACCACCGAGGCCCGTGAGACATCCGAGGGCTGGATTCTCCACGGCGCCAAGCGCTGGATCGGCCTCGCCTCCATTGCCGATGTGATGGTGGTGTGGGCAAAGACTGATGACGGAATCCGCGGCTTCCTTGTTCCAGCCGGGACGGACGGCGTCACCGCCACGCCGATCGAGCCGAAGCTCTCCATGCGCGCGTCCGTTCAGTGCGATGTAACGTTCGACGCCGTTCGGCTGGGGCCGGCGGCAATCCTCCCGGGTGCCCTGGGACTGAGGGGCCCGTTCTCCTGCTTGAACGAGGCACGCTACGGAATCGCGTGGGGCGCCATGGGGGCGGCGCGTGATTCCTACGAGGCCGCACTTTCCTATGCCGCTGACCGTTTGCAGTTCGGGCGACCGTTGTCCGGCTATCAGCTCACCCAGGAGAAGCTGGTGAACATGCTGCTGGAAATCCAGAAGGGCACCATGCTGGCCCTTCACCTCGGCCGGTTGAAGGATGCCGGGCAGCTCCAGCCGCAGCAGATTTCCATGGGCAAGCTGAACAATGTCCGGGAAGCCATCAAGATCGCCCGCGAAGCCCGCACCATCCTGGGCGGCAACGGCGTCACACTGGACTACTCGCCCCTTCGGCACGCCAACAACCTGGAATCGGTAAGAACGTACGAGGGCACGGACGAGGTCCACACCCTGATCCTGGGCCAACACATCACGGGCATCGGGGCGTTCCGCGGCTGACCCGCCCACGCGGCTGCCCCAACTGGCCTGCTGACCCCTAGTTGGGTTCCGGGAGGATCACCAGTTCCAGGTAGCCGCGAAGGCCCTTGGCCACGTCCACCTGGTCCGGGGCAAGGAGCCATTGGGTTTGGAGTCCGTCCCAGAGAGCCACCAAGGAGGTCGCAGCTTGGTCCGGATCCACGCCCGGGCGGAGCCTGCCAACAGCTGCGAGTTCCTCGAACCGCCGGCCGTAGCTTGCGCGCAACCGCTCGTAGCGCTCGGTGAAGTAGTCCCGGCCAGGGTGCTCATCCGTGACCGATTCGGCGCAGAGGACCGTATAGAGCTCGATCACTCCGGGAATGTCCTCGTTGTAGAGGGCCGTCCGGATGACGGAATCGGCCAAGCCCTCTTCCATGTCGTCGGGGAAAGCGCCACTGGTGATCTCGTCCCGACGTTCCAGGACGGACATCAGGAGGTCGCGCTTGGACGGGAAATAGTGCAGCAAGCTTGTCTGGCTCATCCCTGCACGGTCCGCGACGTCCTGCAGCGATCCCCCGCGGTAGCCACGGGCAGCGAACACCGCATGCGCAGCGTCCAGAATCGTCTGGCGCCGTTCCTCGGATTTCGCGTAAGGGCCGCGCTTCGCTGCGCGGGCCACGTCCTTTGTGGTCATGGCTAGCCAGTGTACGCGGATCCCGGCCCCTCTTGAAATTCGAGTGACCACTCGAATTATCTGTTACCGTGGTCACAATCGACGTGCCGGGGCCCGCCCTCCGGGTGCCGGCAGCGTCAACCTGACACAAAGAGGTGAAGGCTCATGACCCGTTTCACTCGAAGACAACTTCTGGGCGCTGGCCTGGGCACGGCAGCCATGGGGCTGCTGTCCGGCTGCGCAACTCCGGGAACCCAGTCCGTGAACAGTGCACCAACCATCCCCACCGCCAGTGGTCCTGTGCGGCTTACGTATTGGGCTTGGTTGAAGGACTTCCAGAACGTTGCCGACATCTGGAATGCAGCGAATCCAAACATCCAAGTGGACGTCGTCTGGATCCCCGGCGGCAACGCAGGCGGCTACCAGAAGCTCTACTCGGCACTGGCGGCCGGGGGCGGCCCGGATCTGGCGCAGGTTGAGCTGCGGTCGATTCCGGAGTTCATGCTGGTCAACGGGCTGGTGGACATCTCCCGCTACGGCGCCAACGACCACGCGCACCTCTACGACCCCACCTTGTGGAAACAGGTCAGCTACACCGGCGGCGTCTACGGAATACCCCAGGACTCAGGTCCGATGGCCATGTTCTACCAGCCGGCCATTCTGGACAAGGTGGGCGGCACTCCCCCTAAAACCTGGGACGAATGGGCCGGACTGGCCCGCGAGCTTCGTTCCGTGGACACGTACCTGGACTGCTTCCCGATCAGCGACGCCTCACCCTTCGCTTCTTTCGCCGGACAGGCAGGAGCCGCATGGCTGCGTCCGGAGGAGGATGGCTGGGTCATCAACATGACCGACGACGCCACGCTCAACACCGCGCGCTTCTTCGACAAAGCGATCGACGACGACCTCGTCACCACTGCGTACGGTGCCTTCTCACCGGGCTGGTTCGCTGCCGCAGGCAAGGGCGGCATTGCTTCCACCGTCACCGGCAGCTGGGGCGATGCCCTGGTCGAGGGCGTCAGCGGTTCGGAGGGAAAGTGGCGCGTCGCCCCCATGCCCACGTGGGGCGGCACCGGATTCGGCTCCAGCTACCTTGGCGGTTCCACCGCAGCCGTCCTGGCCAACAGCAAACACCCCAAGGAAGCGGTGGAGTTCGCCGTCTGGCTGACAACTTCGAAAGATGGCATCGACGCCGAGATCAAAAACAGCGGCATCGGGTGGTCGCCGAATCCCGATTTCATTGGCACGGACCGGCAACAACCTTCGGCTTTCTTCGGCGGCCAGAACTACAACCAGGACATCTTCGTCCCGGCAGCCCAGCAGCAAAACCCTGACTGGTCCTGGTGGCCCGTAACCCAGCAGTCCTTCAACATCCTCAGTGACGGCTTCCGGAAGAAGGCCTTCGGGACCTCCCTGGTGGACTCGATTGCCGCTTCCGAGCAGCAAATCATCACCGTTTTCAAGAACAAGGGCCTCACCATCCGGAAGGAAACGGCATGACGACCACCCGCATGGCACCTACCGCAGAGCGTCACGAAGAAGCACCCCGCCGGGGCAAGCGCACCGGCGCAGCGGCGCGCGCGCCCTGGCTTCTCCTGGCCCCGTTCCTGGCGCTTTTCGCCCTCACGTTCCTGCTGCCCATTGTGGTGGCGATCCTCTCCAGCTTCACCAAGGTGAGCAGGAGCGGGCTCTTCGGCGAGGCGGGCGTGACCAGTGAGTTCGCCGGGTTCGGCAACTATGCCCAGGCTTTGGCAGACGGCAGTTTCGTGGCATCGATCGGCCGCATGCTGCTGTTCGGCATCGTCCAGGTCCCCGTCATGATCGTCCTCTGCACTGTCCTGGCTTTGATGTTGGAATCGGCATCGGCCAAATGGCCCGGCTTCTTCCGCGCCGCCTACTTCATGCCCTACGGCGTTCCCGGCGTCATTGCCACCATCCTGTGGTCCTTCCTCTATGTGCCCGGCCTCAGCCCCCTGTTCGACGCGGCCAAGCTCGTCGGCCTTACCCCGGACTTCCTGGGCGCCAACAGCGTGTTGTGGTCCATCGCCAACATCGTCACCTGGAGTTACACCGGCTACAACATGCTGATCATCGTGGCGCAGCTCAAGGCCATTCCGGTGGAACTCTACGAGGCGGCAAAGGTGGACGGAGCGTCCACCTGGCGGGTTGCCCGCAGCATCCAGCTTCCCCTGATCCGTCCGGCCCTCATGCTCACCACGGTGTTTTCGATCATCGGCACCCTGCAGTTGTTCGCTGAAGCGCAGGTCCTCAAAACCGTGGCCCCTGCCATTGACAGCCAGTACACGCCCAACCTGAGCGCCTACACCACGGCCTTCGCCTACAACGACTACAACGTCGCGGCCGCCCAGTCGGTCATCATCGCCGTCGCCGCCTTCACCCTTTCGTTCGCCTTCCTCGCACTGACCAACAGGAAGTCATCATGACCGCTACAGCTACCAAGTCACCCGCGACAGCCGCTGCCAAGGCCCGGTCCGCGGGTCCGGACCGATCAGCCGGACGACGCCGGTCGTCCACCATCATTGTCACCGCCCTTTTGGTGGTGGTTGCCCTCTACTTCCTGATTCCCGTGTACTGGGTCTTCGTCGCCTCCACGAAGTCCACGTCCGACCTTTTCTCCACCAATGGCTTCTGGTTCGCTCCCACGTTCTCCCTGTGGGAAAACATCGGCCGCGTAGTCAGCTACGACAACGGAATCTTTGGCCGCTGGTTCCTGAACTCGGCCATCTACGCCGGCGTCGGCGCGCTCCTGGCCACGTACTTCGCGGCAGCAGGCGGCTACGCCCTGGCCAAGTACGAGTTCAAGGGACGCAACCTGGTGTTCGGCACCATCCTCGGCGGCGTGCTGGTTCCCGGTACAGCGACGGCGCTTCCGTTGTTCCTGCTGTTCAGCCAGATGGGCCTGGCCAACACGTACTGGAGTGTGTTGTTGCCTTCGCTGGTCTCGCCGTTCGGTCTGTTCCTGTGCAGGATCTACGCGCAGGCAACGGTGGACACTTCGCTGATCGAGGCCGCCAGGATCGATGGCGCCGGCGAACTCCGCATCTTCCATACGATCGGGCTCAAGGTACTGACCCCTGCGCTGGTCACGGTGTTCCTGTTCCAGCTGGTCGGTATCTGGAACAACTACTTCCTGCCGCTGGTCATGCTCTCCGACTCCGAGCTCTACCCCATCACTTTGGGCCTGAACAACTGGCTCAGCCAGGTGGACCGCTTGCCCGAATTCTACGAACTGACTACCGGCGGGGTGCTGCTTTCCATCATTCCGCTCAGCATCGCCATGATTGTCCTGCAGCGCTTCTGGCGCGGTGGACTGACAGAAGGAGCCGTCAAGTAAATGACCACCTACCAAACAGCCGGCTACATCACGGATCCAGGGCCGGGCACGGGCAACCGCCTCTCGGCGCGGAGCTGGCTGCACAGCGATGCGCCCGCTCTTTCATTGAACGGCCAGTGGCGGTTCCGCCTGCTGCCCGGGGCGCCGGGTACCCCGGGCGGACGCGGCGTCCTCCCTGCGGGCGAAGCAGTGGAGGGTGTTGCCGCAGAGGACCTGGACGATGCCGGCTGGGACCGGATCCCCGTTCCCGCGCACTGGGTGTTGGAGGGAGACGACGCCTACGGGCGGCCCATTTACACCAACGTCCAGTTTCCGTTCCCCACGGATGCACCCCATGTCCCGGACGAAAACCCCACCGGCGATTATCGCCGGACGTTCGAGCTCCCCTCGGATTGGAACACGGCAGACAGGACAGTACTGCGTTTCGACGGCGTCGAGTCCCGCTACAAGGTGTGGCTCAACGGCACCGAGATCGGAGTGGGGACAGGCAGCCGCCTGGCCCAGGAATTCGACATCACTGACACTGTCCGTGCGGGCCTGAACGTCATAGCTGTCCGCGTTCATCAGTGGTCCGCTTCAAGCTACATCGAGGACCAGGACCAGTGGTGGATGCCCGGCATCTTCCGCGATGTGACACTACAAGCCCGGCCACGGAAGGGTCTCGACGACGTCTGGTTGCGGACGTCCTTCACCGGCGGCGCCGGGATCATTGACCCGGAGATCACGGCAAGTGAGGCCGCCTACCCGGTTCGCCTGTCCGTCCCCGAACTGGACATCGACGTCGTCTGGAACTCCGCTGCCGACGTCGCCCCGGTGGCGATTCCCGCCGTCGAGCCTTGGTCCGCGGAGGTTCCGCGCCTCTACAACGCGACGGTGGCCAGCGAAGGCGAGACCGTTTCGCTGCGGTTGGGCTTCCGGACCGTGGAAATCCGGGGCGACCGGTTCCTGGTGAACGGCCGGCGCGTGGTGTTCCACGGCGTGAACAGGCATGAGACGCATCCGGACCGCGGCCGCGTGTTCGACGAGGACTTTGCCCCCGCGGACCTGGCCATGATGAAGCAGTTCAACGTCAACGCGATCCGCACCAGCCACTACCCGCCGCACCCCCGCTTGCTGGACATCGCGGACGAACTGGGTTTCTGGGTGATTCTGGAATGCGACCTCGAGACCCACGGTTTCGAACGGCACGGCTGGGTGGGCAACCCCAGTGACGACCCCGCCTGGCGTGAGGCGTACGTGGACCGCATGGAACGCACGGTGGAGCGGGACAAGAACCATCCCTCCATCGTCATGTGGTCGCTGGGCAACGAGTCCGGTACCGGCGCCAACCTCGCTGCGATGTCCGCGTGGACCCACGCCCGCGATGCCGGCCGCCCCGTCCACTACGAGGGTGACTACACGGGCGCCTATACGGACGTGTACTCGCGGATGTACTCGTCCGTACCGGAAACAGAGGCGATCGGGCGCGATGATTCAGGCTCCCTCCTGCTCGGCTGCTCCGCTGCGGAGTCGGCCCGGCAACGCACCAAGCCCTTCATACTGTGCGAGTACGTGCACGCCATGGGCAACGGCCCGGGCGCGATCGACCAATACGAGGACCTGGTGGACCGTTACCCCCGGCTGCACGGCGGCTTCGTCTGGGAGTGGCGGGACCACGGCATCCGGACCACCACCGCCGATGGCACGGAATTCTTCGCCTACGGCGGGGACTTCGGCGAGGTAGTGCACGACGGCAACTTCGTGATGGACGGCATGGTGCTGTCCGACTCCACGCCGAGCCCGGGCCTCTTTGAGTACAAGCAGATCGTCGCACCGATCCGCTTGGGCTTCTCCACCGAAACGAACGACGGCGGCACTCGCCGCTTCGTCTCCGTCGCCAACCTGAGGCACACCGCTGATGCGTCGGATGTCGTGCTGCGCTGGCGAACCGAGGTGGACGGCGTGCTTGGCGTGTCCGGGGAGCTCGACGTTGTTGATTCCACGGGCGCGTCACTCGGCGCCGGTAGCACGGCGCGCATTGAACTTCCACCGTTGGACAGTAATGGAAGCGGCGAACCCTGGCTCACGGTTGAGGCGGTGCTCCGCAAGGACACTGCCTGGGCCGAGGCCGGGCACGTGATCTCCGCGGCACAGCTGGAACTGGCGGTGACACGTCCCCGCTTGGCAGCCCCGCGACCCCTCGGATCGGCCGGACGGGCCATGGCGGCGGTGGATTCAACGCTCAACCTTGGACCTGCCCGGTTCGAAGAAGGACGCCTGGTTTCGCTGGCCGGGCTGCCGGTTGGCGGTCCCCGTCTGGAGTTGTGGCGCGCCCCTACGGATAACGACGCCGGCGCCGGACGCGGCAGCTACGACCTCGCTGATCCTTGGCTCAACAACGGCGACGGCGTTCCGGCCCCTTCCATGGAAACCGTCTGGCGCGCCGCTGGCCTGGACCGGCTCACGGGCCGGGTTGAAAAGGTGTCCGCCGACGATTCGGGTGTGGTGATCCAGACCCGCTACTCCGCAGCCGACACCGCCCGTTGGGTCTCCGTGGAGGAAAACTGGCAAATGTGCGAGGGCGAACTGTGGCTTCGCGTGGACATCGTACCGAGCACCGGTTGGGACATCATCTGGCCACGGGTGGGCGTCCGCTTGGATCTTCCAGGTTCCGTAGATGGCGCGTCGTGGTTCGGCACGGGTCCCCGCGAGTCCTACCCCGACAGCATGCGCGCGACACTGGTGGGACGGTATTCGGCAGGAATCGACGATCTCGCAGTTCCGTACGCCAAACCCCAGGAGTCGGGTCATCGCAGTGCCGTACGGTCACTGGAACTGCAGGACTCCGGTAGTCCTTGGTTGCAGCTCAATGCCTCCCCGGACTCCCGTGGCCGCCTGCCGGGCTTCACACTTTCCCGGTACACAGCCCAGGAGATCTCCGCGGCCGCACACCCACATGAGCTGCCGGCTAGCCAAGGCAGCTACCTGTACCTGGACGCGGCACAGCACGGCCTAGGTTCCAGGGCATGCGGACCGGACGTCTGGCCGGATTACGCCTTGCGGCCCGAAGCCCGTTCGCTGACCTTCCGGATCACCGCAGCGGGCTAGTACCCCTTCCGTTGTGGGGCCCGCTCTGCGCGACTCCAGAGGAGAATGGAGCGCAGAGCGGGCCCCGCAACATCGTCAGGCAACAGCGATGGGTTCCTTCTTCGCCGCGTCCTTGCGGATGGTGGCACTGATGACCGCAGCCACCGTGCACATGGCTGCCGCCCCCAGCCAGGCGTAGTTGTAGTGACCGGTGGCGTCGCGGATGAACCCGGCAGCCAGGGCGGCCGCAGCGGCCCCGAGCTGGTGGGCGGCAAACACCCAGCCGAACACCACAGAACCGTCTGCGCCGAACACCGAGCGACAGATGGCTGCGGTGGGCGGCACGGTGGCTACCCAATCGAGTCCGTACACCACCACGAAGATGATCATGCTCGGTTCCACGGATGAGCCCAGCAGCAACGGCAGAACCAGCAGCCCGATCCCCCGGAACTGGTAGTACACGGCCAACAGGACTTTCGGGTTGAACCTGTCGGTCAGCCAGCCGGAGGCGATGGTCCCCACGATGTCGAAAATCCCGACGACGGCCAACAAGCCTGCCGCCGTGGTTTCGGGCATGCCGTGATCGTGTGCCGACGGAATGAAGTGCGTGCCGATCAGCCCATTGGTGGTGGCTCCACAAATCGCGAAGCCCGCGGCCAAGGCCCAGAACGTCCGCACTTTGGCGGCCCGCTTGAGCACCTTCAGGGCTCGGACGGCAGCGTTCGCGGAGTCTTTGGGAAGCGCAGGCTCAGGCTTGCCGGACGCCGCAGAGGTGGCTCCGGCGTCGGCGGCGGGAACCACCGGTTCCTCAGCCCCATAAGGCAACACCCCGACGTCGGCCGGCGAGTTCCGCAACCACCGCAGCACCAGCGGTACCACTGCGAGCGCACCCGCAGCGATAAGGAGGGAGGCTCCACGCCACCCGGGGTTCTGCGCTAGGGCGGCAATGAAGGGCAGGAACACCAGCTGGCCGGCGGCACTTCCTGCCGTGAGGATGCCGATGACCAGGCCGCGGCTCTTGGCGAACCAGGTGTTGGCGATGGTCGCCGCGAAGACGAGTGCCATGGATCCCGTTCCCAGCCCGATGAGCACTCCCCACGTAAGCAGGATCTGCCACGACTGGTTCACCAGGACCGTCAAAGCTGAACCCAGACCGATCAGGCACAGCGCCAACGCGGTTACTTTGCGGATGCCGAAGCGTTCCATGAGGGCCGCAGCGAAAGGTGCCGTCAGTCCGAAGAGAACCAGGTTGATGCTGACAGCCAACGACAACACCGTGGTGGACCAGCCGAACTCCTGCTGCAACGGGACCATTAGCACGCCCGGTGCTGCACGGAAACCGGCAGCTCCCACCAGCGCAAGGAAGGCCACCGCCGCCACGATCCAGGCAGGGTGGAGACGGCGACGCTTGCCGGAAGGAAGCCGCGGCGGTTCGGTGGGGACCCCTGTGACGTCGGGAGCGGTCATGCGGGGATCTCCGTTTCAGAGGGAGCTGCTGTGCTTGCTTCAGATGGCGCCACGGCGAGCGGAACCGGGTGGTCCGTCCGCTTGAAGCTGTGCCAGCTCGTGTTGGCGGCGGTCAGTCGGGTGCCGCAGTGGGTGCAGGTATCGGCCGACGACGTCGCCTGTCCGCAGTCCGTGTGGATGACCCGCATGTGGGATACCTCGTTGGGTGCGTCCAAGTGTTTCTCTGCCCAGATGATGATGGCGTTCAGGACGGGCAGGGAGTCCTCGCCCTTGGCGGTGAGGACATACTCCTGCCGTGTGCGGCTCCCGTCCTGGTAGGGGCGCTGTGCCAGCAAACCGGCCTCGAGCAACCATCCCAAGCGCTTGCTGAGGACTGTATCGGCTACTTCGAGCCTTTGCTTGATGGCGTCGAAACGGCCGTTGCCGAAAAAGATTTCCCGCAGCACCAGGCTTCCCCAAGGGTCGCCAAGGACATCAAGGCCACGGGCGAGGCTGCACGTGCGGGCAGACCAGTCAGAGCGAAGAGGCATGCGAACCAAGCTAGTTGACTTTCCTAAAGAAAGCTAGAGGATGACGGCGACACACCCTGCAGGTTTTGCCAGGTTCACTCACGGTTCATCTGGGGTGCCTACGCTTGCCGGGTCTACTCTGACCACGAAAGGCACCCTGAATGTCCTTGAACAACCCTGACTTGGTGAAACGTTCAACCGAATCTCCCGGAATCTCCCGGCGTGGATTCCTTGGCACGGCAGCGGCAGCGACGGCGCTGGCGGCAGCCGGATCACTGCTTCCCCCCTCCGTGCAGGCGGCAATGGCCAGGCCAACCCCGCCGGGGAGCCTGCAATCCATCAAGCACGTGATCGTGCTGATGCAGGAGAACCGCTCCTTTGACCACTACTTCGGTTCGCTCCGCGGAGTCCGGGGTTACGGCGACCATTCCGTCACCCGGCTGCCCAACGGAAAATCCATGTTCGAACAGCCACGCGCCACCGGGGAAACCGTCCTGCCGTTCTCCCTGCGCAAGGCAGCCGAACTCGCGGGACGACCCGGAACCGACATCCAATACCTGGGCGACCTCGACCATTCCTTCAAAGGGACCACCCGGGCGTGGAACGACGGCTGGTGCGATCAGTGGATTCCTGCCAAGAGCGCATCCACCATGACCTTCTACGAGCGCCAGGACATCCCGCTGCAATACGAGCTCGCAGACACCTTCACCATTTGCGACGCCTACCATTGCTCCGTCAACGGCTCCACCAATCCCAACCGCAACTACCTCTGGAGCGGTACCACCGGCAAGGAGCCCGGCACGAACAACCGGGCTGTGACCAATGCGGCCTACGGCTATGACCACGGCGGCTACGACTGGACCACCTACCCTGAACGGCTGGAACAGGCCGGGGTCTCATGGAGGATCTACCAGGACTGGGACAACTTCACGGACAACGCCGTGGAGTACTTCCAGACCTTCAAAGTGATCGGGCGGAAGATGCTGGCCTCGGTTGACGGCAAGCTGCGCACCACCGAGGAGTTCTACGACCAACTGGCAGGCAAGACGGCCGACGAGCAGGAGCGCCTCCTGGCCCAGCTGGAGAAGGGCCGCGCCACCCTCACGGAGGCCGAAAGGTCGCTCTTCGACAAAGCCATGTGGCGTGGCCGCCCGGACACCCTCCTGGAACGGCTCAGCGCCGACATCACCTCAGGCACCCTCCCCCAGGTCAGCTGGTTGGTACCGTCGGCCGCCGACTCCGAACATCCCGGAGCCTCGACACCGGTGGGCAGCGCAAACTTCGTCTACCGCCTCCTGGATACGGTAGCGAGCAACCCCGAGACCTGGGACAGCACCGCGATCTTCCTCAACTTCGACGAAAACGATGGCTACTTCGACCACGTCCCGCCACCCGTCCAGCCGCGGCCGTCAACAGGCGAATCCGCCGACTGGACCACGGCGCTGCCCATCGGGCTGGGTCCACGGGTACCCATGACGGTGGTCTCCCCCTGGACGGTGGGTGGCTATGTCAGCTCCGAAATCTTCGACCACACCTCAGTCCTTCGCTTCCTCGAACGCTGGACCGGTGTGCAGGAACCCAATATCTCTCCCTGGCGCCGGGAAGTCTGCGGCGACCTGACCGGCGTCTTCAATTTCAGCTCGCCAGGTAAGCCGCCGGTTCTGGACC is from Paenarthrobacter nicotinovorans and encodes:
- a CDS encoding glycosyltransferase 87 family protein, with translation MALPDVDPRATAAASRPQRTAPTSSVLLRLLPVAAVVFPVWIMLAEWAKQGLDFSVYWFGGSILNQAGASPSDLYGPTVATAGGPQLPFTYPPFAALVFGLLARLPQTMALNLFNVAGVAVAGWVAVTIVRYWSSKADLRGALSSTKGCWIAAALFLAILFLGPWRETLAFGQINILLMGLMVLDLLVLSRRRGSRASGFLVGVAAGIKLTPLVFGLYFLMRKDWRGLANMSLGFAFTVLLGWVVRPAESLKFWLEILPDTSRIGGAGYVDNLSIKGALLHFGVPQDAVTLPWLALSLGTLVLAAFLIRAASQQGARVVAVSTTALAMLLISPVSWSHHWVWMAVVLPAFAWTIKDTPVRLKAQRTVMSAVLVLATLVFFFSPKTIGTMLGAADLNVQTPGVWIMASSAGVFCAVAILACWLGALRRNAIRTDEVPDVPTRLREWAAAQVRN
- a CDS encoding carbohydrate ABC transporter permease codes for the protein MTTTRMAPTAERHEEAPRRGKRTGAAARAPWLLLAPFLALFALTFLLPIVVAILSSFTKVSRSGLFGEAGVTSEFAGFGNYAQALADGSFVASIGRMLLFGIVQVPVMIVLCTVLALMLESASAKWPGFFRAAYFMPYGVPGVIATILWSFLYVPGLSPLFDAAKLVGLTPDFLGANSVLWSIANIVTWSYTGYNMLIIVAQLKAIPVELYEAAKVDGASTWRVARSIQLPLIRPALMLTTVFSIIGTLQLFAEAQVLKTVAPAIDSQYTPNLSAYTTAFAYNDYNVAAAQSVIIAVAAFTLSFAFLALTNRKSS
- a CDS encoding acyl-CoA dehydrogenase family protein; this encodes MRDSTTNTSDILALDSLLSDEELALRDKVRDYTSQRIRPNISRWYEDAVFPREIAPELGELGVLGMHLDGYGCPGRTAVEYGLAAMELEAGDSGIRTFVSVQGSLAMTAIHKWGSEEQKEQWLPRMAAGELIGCFALTEPTAGSDPSSMTTEARETSEGWILHGAKRWIGLASIADVMVVWAKTDDGIRGFLVPAGTDGVTATPIEPKLSMRASVQCDVTFDAVRLGPAAILPGALGLRGPFSCLNEARYGIAWGAMGAARDSYEAALSYAADRLQFGRPLSGYQLTQEKLVNMLLEIQKGTMLALHLGRLKDAGQLQPQQISMGKLNNVREAIKIAREARTILGGNGVTLDYSPLRHANNLESVRTYEGTDEVHTLILGQHITGIGAFRG
- a CDS encoding TetR/AcrR family transcriptional regulator — translated: MTTKDVARAAKRGPYAKSEERRQTILDAAHAVFAARGYRGGSLQDVADRAGMSQTSLLHYFPSKRDLLMSVLERRDEITSGAFPDDMEEGLADSVIRTALYNEDIPGVIELYTVLCAESVTDEHPGRDYFTERYERLRASYGRRFEELAAVGRLRPGVDPDQAATSLVALWDGLQTQWLLAPDQVDVAKGLRGYLELVILPEPN
- a CDS encoding ABC transporter substrate-binding protein, which encodes MTRFTRRQLLGAGLGTAAMGLLSGCATPGTQSVNSAPTIPTASGPVRLTYWAWLKDFQNVADIWNAANPNIQVDVVWIPGGNAGGYQKLYSALAAGGGPDLAQVELRSIPEFMLVNGLVDISRYGANDHAHLYDPTLWKQVSYTGGVYGIPQDSGPMAMFYQPAILDKVGGTPPKTWDEWAGLARELRSVDTYLDCFPISDASPFASFAGQAGAAWLRPEEDGWVINMTDDATLNTARFFDKAIDDDLVTTAYGAFSPGWFAAAGKGGIASTVTGSWGDALVEGVSGSEGKWRVAPMPTWGGTGFGSSYLGGSTAAVLANSKHPKEAVEFAVWLTTSKDGIDAEIKNSGIGWSPNPDFIGTDRQQPSAFFGGQNYNQDIFVPAAQQQNPDWSWWPVTQQSFNILSDGFRKKAFGTSLVDSIAASEQQIITVFKNKGLTIRKETA